The Drosophila sechellia strain sech25 chromosome 2L, ASM438219v1, whole genome shotgun sequence region tgcacatatcAGCTAATCATAGTTTAGTATGTAGCAACCAATTAGAAACCCTAGTCTGTCTTTCATATCTTAGAAAATAAAGCGAATATTCACAATTTTATCCTTTGATGCAAAATGAATTGAAGAATTTAAAATTGCTCATTTTATGAAGTTAATATTTGCAGTGGCAAATTCACATATTTACTTCATTTGTTATAACGATTgacataaatacatatgtatgtacatttcaTGTAGTACCTTACCTTCAAATCTTACAtataaatatgcatatatgtatgtatgttctatacatacatatactcaACTTCTATCGATTTCTAGACTTTACTGAACCATTAATTAATGCGTCATATGTTTACCGGCGAAACGCAGCGTGGCAAACTAGTTTCGTTACCCCCAAAATTGTTTACTCGTTTTTTTAGACCTCTGGCTTGTTTTCCTCCAAAAAGCTCtgattgtaaattttatttgttgataTTGCTTTGTTTGAAGCCGCGGCGATAATGTTTATCTctcgattttgttttacttttgtAATGAATGCGAGTTTAACGAATCTTTTATTTAGAAATCTATTTAATTACACCAACACACACTTTCAACTCGCAAtgtatttgcaatattttattttataaaataaacagCTATTTCATCACCTATTGGTTCGAAGTTTCAGACacgaaatttttatttttggatgATCAATGATTCAGACGAAATGCAATGCAATGAAGATAAGGAATATTTATGACTAATCAAAATGCGAAATTAAAAAGACATACGCATGTTGGAATTAATTGTCTATatgtttgaaaattttcattaATATGCAGTATAGCAAAACCACCTGATCGAGAGTCTGTTTTATTGTTTACCAAATATCAACAACGCAATTCAAAAAGCCGGCAAATGGCGTTtggtgagagagagagacagagaggaGAGAATTCCATTAGAGTGGACCTTTCTGGAAAAGTTTGTTCGGTTTATTTTTGTATGTGTGCTTGTTTCTGCGTTGTGTTTGCTTGTCAGTGGAAAATAACATAGCTTTTGTAATTTTGTACATCTAATGTAAAAATATCTTTTAGTATGGGAAGTCAATAAAAGCGGCTCAATATTCATAAATGCAACCTTACACGCAAATTTAAGCCGGAAGAAATGATGCAGGCATATGTGTGTGCAAGTTTAATTACCTGTGTAACTGGTGAACTTTCAATGGAAGGTCTCGGGAATATTTCCGTTTGGAAActaacatacatacattgcatacataaatatatatgtatgtacatacatgttttcttttttgtcgATCGCTGTAAACAAAGAAAAGAGTCGACTGCAACTGCATTCGCGATAATCAAGGAGCTGAGTGCAAATGAGTTCAACTAAAAGGCTATAAATATGCGCAACAGCACACCAACGGCATTCGAAAAGCTCTCTCGCTTGGAAAGGTGcgctgcaaatgcaaatgaaaataagaCGACCAAGGCTATTCAGTTTTGGTTTTctctttattttatatataataccTAAGTCAAACTTCATAATTTGAAACGCTCTAAGGCTTAGCAACTAAAACTTGCAAGTCTGAATTAGTTTAGGAATATATTAGAAGCTAAGAGTAGTATGtgcctttctttttttgtgtttgtgaaattataagcgaaataaaattattataatgttCACAAAGTTTAGCGCCGCATGAAAAGCCAATGCACAATACAAATGCAATGTGTATTTCAGgctggcttttgtttttctctttcCTTCCAGCAAAACTGCTGCttgttcttctttttcttctctcctttgctttccttttaaattcgaaaatttctttttttctcctttCAGCGCGGCCCCGTTACTTCTTCCTCTCCTGTTCTACCGCCCCCGTCGATGCCCTGCATCAGTTCTTGCAGGCGGCGgccttcttgttgttgttgttggtgttcaTCAGCTTGGTCAGAATCTTGCGGGAATGACCGGAGGGATCGAAGTGGTTGGTGTGCTCATTGGCCTCCCTCTTGTTGCGCTGCTTGCCGCTGTGTCCAGAGAAGATGTGCTTGTCATGGTCGAAGTTGTAGTGCTCGTACTCATCAAAGTGGGCCTCGGACATAATGGCGATTTAAGGTTGCAAAACTAACTGCGTTCTTCTTGGTTGAttctttgctttttgtttctcTGCAAACTTGCAGGCTGGCTTTCAAATTTCTTTActtcttcttttttgttcACTTTTCGCTGAGCTGCGAACggaattgaatttttttcggTCGAGCAGCGGCTTTTATAGGCGCGCAAGCTTTCTGTTCCGCAACCAAAGCTCTCTCTCCGTCAGAGTTGCCGGATTTAGCTAAATAAACTACTAGAAAGGCATTATATTGTTGCTTACGTGTAGttactaaaaatatttaatttttccattACTTTCTACTGAACTTTTACCAAATATATTTGCTCTTTTTTATGTAAAAGAATgttcttttattaaaattcataGTTACTCGCCCTGACAACCCTTTTCCGCTCAAGAGAGTGCCTTCTTGACAATATTTGCTgcgcaatttaattttttgctgtTTACAAAGTGCGcggtaaacaaaaaaacagaaatcGGCAAACATATTATTTCGCCTCGtccatttattttaataatttaagaaCTTTTCAGCAGACACACGTTCCCCGAGTGTTATGTAACACCCGCCCACCTTGGCCCTCCCTAAACGATCATCAAAGTGCATTTACCCTGCAGTTGTTTCTCCGcccaataaatatataattaaatgcatCATATGTTCTGGATTATCTGGATACACTGatcaaaattagttttttttaaatctcaaaaatattttttaaagcgAATGTAAGGGCAAAAGAAACAATTTAGTAATAATTATAGTTCAAATAACATATTTGAAATACAAGATAATGGATATTTATTTTGGTGCACTAGAACCTGATCAGTTGACCCACTTCCCTCCCACCAGGCAAcgcatttgtttatttctgaaaagcgaaaagctttcagtttgttttggtttaatggattttatataaacaaatgttACGTACATAGCCTTCGGCGTTGATAAGGTGCTAACTATCGCTCTAGTTAGTCATTTGGCAGGTATTCGTTCTCAAAGTTCGTCTGGAAACGACGCAATAGATCGTAGCCACCTTCTTAGATAAGATAGAATGGCCTCAACAATGTTGTTTTTAGAACCTGCCACAATATACCACTTTATTTACAATTCGTTGGTAGCAAATCAATCTTTAGATTTCTCGATGATTCTTTCTTTATGACTTCAAAAAGAAACTGGGTTGCCGTGAATATTCTGGATAGAATTTTGTTGTATTCGAACTCACAACTTGAGATTCCTCGTCTCATTTTGTAAATATAGCAAATGTTCTAAATTTGCTGATACAGTCTCTTGTTAACATAGTTATTCTAAACATTTACAATTTACATTTGCCTTAAAAATCTCTTTCTTTGAGAAGTAATGAATGGTAACCTTTCTTTTTATTCCTATTCTACTGTCTCCTTGGGCAGTAGGGTTTTCAGTCGCTTGTCAGGATTAACATCCCTTACAGTCTTGCTCTTAACCCCTTTTGGTTTCTTCTTGGGTGTCGTGTCGATCACGGGAAGATCAAAGTCATCGGGAAAGCTACTGTCCACCGTTTCCGAGAGCTCTAACTGCACCGCCTTCTCCGTGTGAACCCGCTGCACGTGCTCCTTCATTTTGTCGGAGCGGTGACTACTAAATCCACACAGCTGGCACTTGTAGCGGTTCGGACCATTCTCCGTGTGCTTCAGGGCGTGACGCTTGAGGTTTTTACTCTGGCTGAACTTGCAGCCACAGATCTCGCAGATAAAATCGCGACCCTGTTTGTGCGTTTCAATGTGCAGTTTCAGGTTCTCCTTGCGATTGGCACGATGCGTGCAGCCGGAGACTGTGCACGCAAAGAATTCTCCAGTGTGAAGCAGCTTGTGCGACTTGAGGGCCTTCATGTGCGTGGTGCTGTAGCCGCAGACGTCGCAGAGCATTTGCTTCTCGGGATTGTGGACCAGGATGTGGTTGCTCAGGCCCTGCTTCCACTTAAAGCCCTTTCCGCAATGTGGACATATGTGGGGCGTTTCCGTGGAATGCTTGGGCTGATGGACGAGCAGGGCAGCTCGTGTGTTGAAGCGGATGCCGCACTGCAAGCAAAAGAAGGGCTTACGCAGATCACCAGAGTGCCGGCGTAGGTGAGTGTCGTATTCTCGCCAGTCCAGGAAGCCCACTTCGCACAGCGAGCAGGTCAAATGGGAGGGTTCACAGCTGCCCATGTGCTCGATCATTTTCTGCACCTGATAGCACTTGAAGTCGCAGCCAATGCAGTAGTTCACTTTGCTGCTGGACTTTACCGCTCGCGGGTTCTTAAGCTTTAAGGAAAAGGCGAATATAAGATACGTCAGTGGCACAATGTCATATTATCCACCTTGAAGTAACTTTGTCGATTCTCAAAGACAGCCTCTGCTTTCTTTTCTAGTTCTGGATTTGGTTGCGCCTCTCCAGGTGCTGGGATCTCTGTTGCTTCTTTTACCTCGCCCAAGGGCTGCAACTGGTAGAGATTCAGTAGTTCTGTCACAGCCAAGATTTGCGCTAGCTCCCGAAAGTGCAGCTCGTGCTCCTTAGACACGGAAACCAAATCCTCATAGAAGAAGTCCACAATTGTGTGCAGGCATTGGGTGCAGCTGAAATTCCGGATGGTGATCTTGAGCGGATTGTGAATGGAGAACTGCTGTTGCTTCTGATTGGTGTTGATGAACTGGCTCTGTGCAGCCAGCACGCAGAAATGGACGCTCAAGCTGAGGGAATCATCCGAATCCAGTTCCAAGAGCAGGTCACAGAATTGTCCGGTTCTCCGCTGGTTGTTCAGATAGTTCGATACCTTGGAGTGCAGTGGCTGGTGGAGAGTGGGTATGGATTGCATTGTCTGTGAGTGCAGCATTTCTGCAGCTTAGATAATGCTACTAACACTcgatataaacaaaataatcaaATGTTTTGCTTTAGGACGCCCAAACAGCTGTTCAACAGTGTGACCAATATGCGCTACAGTGTATTAAAATACTGACTAGTATTTTTCGACCGTTACTTTAAAAATTGGAATTTAAAAGgcagattttaaatatttgtttaaaaaattaatttgttctTTAATGGAATCAGCCCCAAGTTgtacacatttatttttattttaagatctTAAAACCCAGATTCTTAGAaaccttaaaataaaaatagtgtaCATTATAAAAATTGGTTTTAAAAAACACTTTTTCAAACTTTAGAGCTTCAGTTAAGCCTAAAAAAGCCAATGAACTTTACAGAATCGAAAAACGTTATGAGTGTTGAATTGCTTTGTTTATTCAAGTTTTGACACTCAAACATCAGCGACTTGCAGGGAAATTGGAAGAGTTAAACAAATAATAGGGCCCGCTTAATAAGCTCTTCTCAGTTCTGTTCGAGCATTTGAGCGTCAGTTGAGAGGCGACGTTGGATTCGGAATGTCGGCCAAACGAACAGATCGGTCGCCATTGcattaatttattagtcgGTGCGGAGTTAAATCAAATCATAACGCATCCATTGTTTAGCTTCCTATAGGAAATGCGCTTGCTTAATTTCCGGCAAATTTGTTTGTGTTCTGAATTACCAAAGGCCAACGAACATTACACTGATAAAGTCGAGAGCAAATAAATAAGTGTTAACAATAGGCTGGGAATGTGCCCACCCACTATTGTTTGAAATCTTATCGGCTTTGAATCGCGGTCAAATGTTCTGTATACGCAGTCATTGCAATTGTGCTGAAACCTAATCCTTCGGTTAGCATAAGGGCTAATTACTGGGAATCCCAAAGTAAATAGAAATTTAGCTTAATTTACACATATCTTTCTCGCTAGGCTCCCCCGTGCCAGGTTCCAATTTTCCTTTATAACTGGAGCCCCCCATAAACAGCACATAGCATAGATAAGATCTACCTGTGCCAAGTTATTTGGGGTCTGGGTCGCAGATCATTGAGTGTGGAGCTCTCGACGCGAACGGTTGATCTGGTCTGATCTCTCGGGGTGTCGTGTTTATATTACTGCTCTGATTCCGGAACGCCGATTAGCGTCAGTTGCAATCACCGCGAATCAGCAGGGTAATTCAATCAGAGCAATATGGTGGGAAAAGTTCTACGCCTTGcactggtgctgctgctcctcgccTCCTGGACGAATGAGGGCCAGGCACAGACCGAATCCTATGAGAATCCCAATGCGCTCAAGGTTTGGCTGACCATCAGTGCACGCAAGCGCTTCCTGGAAGTCTCGTGGAGCAATGCACCGGCTAACAAGGGTGACCAACTGCTCGTGACACGGG contains the following coding sequences:
- the LOC6617699 gene encoding nuclear protein 1 is translated as MSEAHFDEYEHYNFDHDKHIFSGHSGKQRNKREANEHTNHFDPSGHSRKILTKLMNTNNNNKKAAACKN
- the LOC6617700 gene encoding gastrula zinc finger protein XlCGF26.1 — encoded protein: MLHSQTMQSIPTLHQPLHSKVSNYLNNQRRTGQFCDLLLELDSDDSLSLSVHFCVLAAQSQFINTNQKQQQFSIHNPLKITIRNFSCTQCLHTIVDFFYEDLVSVSKEHELHFRELAQILAVTELLNLYQLQPLGEVKEATEIPAPGEAQPNPELEKKAEAVFENRQSYFKLKNPRAVKSSSKVNYCIGCDFKCYQVQKMIEHMGSCEPSHLTCSLCEVGFLDWREYDTHLRRHSGDLRKPFFCLQCGIRFNTRAALLVHQPKHSTETPHICPHCGKGFKWKQGLSNHILVHNPEKQMLCDVCGYSTTHMKALKSHKLLHTGEFFACTVSGCTHRANRKENLKLHIETHKQGRDFICEICGCKFSQSKNLKRHALKHTENGPNRYKCQLCGFSSHRSDKMKEHVQRVHTEKAVQLELSETVDSSFPDDFDLPVIDTTPKKKPKGVKSKTVRDVNPDKRLKTLLPKETVE